The following coding sequences are from one Rathayibacter sp. SW19 window:
- a CDS encoding GlxA family transcriptional regulator — MRNKTDMHRVALAVMPGAPIFELAVPCEVFGIARPELSDPWYEFKVCAGVPKTRIAGGFVTETEATLDDLVLADTVIIPACTNVHEHQPAALVEAVREAHKRGARIASICSGAFVLAEAGLLDGRRATTHWMHAQELARRYPRVNVDATVIYAEDNGIHTSAGTAAAIDLCLELVRQDRGTAVANALARRMVTPPHRTADQAQYMLAPVEAREATPLSVVTEWALQHLAEPIRLRELAAQAHLSERQLTRRFLNTCGQTPGEWLVRERLRRAQELLERTELTVDMIAAECGFSTAAGLRAAFNRHLHTSPSDYRNAWAS; from the coding sequence ATGCGCAACAAAACAGACATGCATCGTGTCGCACTTGCAGTGATGCCCGGCGCACCAATCTTCGAACTCGCCGTGCCCTGCGAAGTGTTCGGGATCGCCCGACCGGAGCTGTCTGATCCTTGGTATGAGTTCAAGGTCTGCGCGGGCGTCCCGAAGACCCGGATCGCGGGAGGCTTCGTCACCGAAACCGAGGCCACGTTGGACGATCTGGTGCTCGCAGACACCGTGATCATTCCCGCCTGCACCAACGTCCACGAACACCAGCCAGCCGCGCTCGTAGAAGCCGTGCGCGAAGCGCACAAGCGTGGTGCGAGGATCGCCTCGATTTGCTCCGGCGCGTTCGTCCTCGCGGAGGCTGGACTGCTCGACGGTCGGCGCGCCACAACCCACTGGATGCACGCTCAAGAGCTGGCCCGCCGTTATCCGCGTGTCAACGTCGATGCGACCGTGATCTACGCCGAAGATAACGGTATTCACACCTCTGCCGGTACGGCGGCGGCGATCGACCTCTGCCTAGAGTTGGTTCGGCAAGATCGCGGCACTGCCGTCGCCAATGCCCTTGCCCGACGCATGGTGACACCGCCCCACCGCACTGCTGATCAGGCCCAGTACATGCTTGCTCCTGTTGAAGCGCGTGAGGCCACGCCTCTGTCTGTAGTCACCGAATGGGCGCTGCAACACCTCGCAGAACCGATCCGTCTGCGAGAACTGGCCGCACAAGCCCACCTGAGCGAGCGGCAGCTCACGCGCCGATTCCTCAACACCTGCGGGCAGACTCCCGGCGAGTGGCTGGTGCGCGAACGACTCCGACGCGCCCAAGAACTGCTTGAACGCACCGAACTGACCGTGGATATGATCGCCGCCGAATGCGGGTTCAGCACAGCCGCAGGCCTCCGTGCTGCTTTCAACCGCCACCTGCACACCTCGCCCAGCGACTACCGCAACGCTTGGGCGTCATGA
- a CDS encoding APC family permease has protein sequence MTSDTTSSAHSPTDGAPTGTIGLWQGVALYVCAILGAGVLVLPGQAASLAGPASLLAWLFSALMGVPLAFTFAALASHFPDAGGVATYTARAFGTAAGGVTGWWYFIAGSVGQTIVPLTAGYYVAAAVGLDQRWAPAFAAGVLLIAVLANLAGMKISARVQIGLALGVATILIAVILVALPQIELTTFSRFTPNGVAGIGQAVIILFFAFAGWEAIAHLSAEFRNVRRTLPLATLLTIVIVTALYLSVAFAVVGTGSYGTRALDRVSLGAIIQHGLGLSAVAVVAICAVVICLGTTNAFVASVSRLGYALGRDGWAPRRLARQNKNGVPGIAILAVGGIGAAGLIGSAVFDWGTDDIVFIPSVLVLTTYLLGSAAAIRIFTGTKRLVAVIAVIMLAVTVPFAGWHLVVPLVIAVLVVLRRLVGRLHPRSKEPPVNREEQISRYELAEQLKRVRRDSLEWMRYRFHV, from the coding sequence ATGACTTCTGACACGACATCCTCAGCGCACTCGCCTACTGATGGGGCTCCGACCGGAACGATCGGTCTCTGGCAGGGCGTCGCCTTGTATGTGTGTGCCATTCTCGGAGCTGGCGTACTCGTGTTGCCCGGGCAAGCAGCTTCACTTGCAGGCCCCGCCTCGCTCCTCGCGTGGCTGTTCAGTGCGCTGATGGGGGTGCCCCTCGCGTTCACCTTCGCAGCGCTCGCCTCCCACTTTCCCGACGCAGGAGGCGTCGCCACTTACACGGCTCGCGCATTCGGCACCGCGGCCGGTGGTGTCACCGGGTGGTGGTACTTCATCGCCGGCTCAGTGGGTCAAACCATTGTGCCGCTCACTGCTGGGTACTACGTCGCCGCTGCGGTCGGGCTCGATCAACGATGGGCGCCAGCGTTCGCGGCCGGAGTGCTCCTCATCGCCGTACTCGCAAATCTCGCAGGGATGAAGATCAGTGCTCGTGTGCAGATCGGGCTTGCCCTTGGTGTCGCCACAATACTGATCGCGGTGATCCTGGTCGCACTCCCGCAGATCGAACTCACGACATTCTCACGGTTCACCCCGAATGGCGTAGCGGGGATCGGGCAAGCCGTCATTATTCTCTTCTTCGCGTTCGCTGGCTGGGAGGCCATCGCGCACCTGTCCGCCGAGTTCCGAAACGTCCGTCGCACGCTCCCGCTTGCAACACTCTTGACCATCGTCATCGTCACCGCGCTCTACCTGAGTGTCGCTTTCGCCGTGGTCGGCACCGGAAGCTATGGCACGCGGGCACTCGACCGTGTATCGCTCGGTGCCATCATCCAACATGGTCTTGGGCTGTCGGCCGTCGCCGTCGTCGCCATCTGCGCGGTCGTAATCTGCCTAGGCACAACGAACGCGTTTGTTGCTTCAGTATCTCGTCTGGGGTACGCACTCGGCCGCGATGGCTGGGCACCTCGACGCCTTGCTCGGCAGAACAAGAACGGCGTGCCCGGAATCGCCATCCTCGCAGTTGGCGGCATCGGTGCAGCGGGACTGATCGGTTCTGCGGTCTTCGATTGGGGAACGGACGATATCGTGTTCATCCCCTCCGTGCTCGTGCTCACGACCTATCTCCTTGGATCTGCCGCAGCCATCAGAATCTTTACCGGCACCAAGCGACTTGTAGCTGTCATCGCGGTCATTATGTTGGCGGTGACGGTTCCATTTGCCGGATGGCACTTGGTGGTTCCGCTCGTGATTGCCGTATTGGTGGTGCTTCGGCGGCTGGTTGGTCGATTGCACCCTCGATCAAAAGAACCGCCCGTCAATCGAGAAGAGCAGATCTCTCGCTACGAGCTGGCTGAGCAACTCAAGCGTGTACGACGTGACTCTCTCGAATGGATGCGGTACCGCTTCCACGTGTGA
- a CDS encoding MFS transporter — translation MRRTGLSQRWKFWGVAYTSVVLSAGSNLPTPLYRSYETAFGFTPLMVTLIFAVYVAALIPSLLLIGPLSDAVGRRPVLLAAVLLAAAGSAIFALAAGTWWLFGARILQGVALGAASGALIAALVDLEPTGDRRKAALISTVGTVCGLGAGPLLAGWLAQYASYPLVLPYAVEIVLLVPAAAVILTLPNKQERGRWHPTRPHIPAALRPVFATSGVVSFFAFTVLALFLTLIPSYIATVARSSNLLLGGAAVALMLACSACAQLIGYRRPPHKLETVGLPILAAGLLALTSAGFTSSLLLFVLAISLAGIGQGLAYLGGLTAVNQVAPAHRHAEVLSSFYIIIYLGVGLPVIGVGFLATRIPLTTTVELSAVLIAFACLILLTLTAHRQSKKAPNTKKRSSTTAI, via the coding sequence ATGCGCAGGACCGGATTGTCACAGCGCTGGAAGTTCTGGGGAGTCGCGTACACGTCGGTGGTCTTATCTGCCGGCAGCAACCTGCCCACGCCCCTGTACCGAAGTTACGAGACAGCGTTCGGATTCACGCCGCTGATGGTCACGCTAATCTTCGCCGTCTACGTGGCCGCCTTGATCCCCTCGCTTCTGCTGATCGGCCCGCTGTCCGACGCGGTGGGACGCCGTCCTGTACTGCTGGCCGCCGTGCTGCTGGCCGCAGCCGGTTCGGCCATCTTCGCCCTGGCGGCCGGTACCTGGTGGCTTTTCGGCGCACGAATTCTGCAGGGCGTCGCCCTGGGGGCGGCCTCCGGGGCGCTGATCGCCGCCCTCGTCGACCTAGAACCGACCGGCGACCGGCGCAAGGCTGCCCTCATCTCCACCGTAGGCACCGTCTGCGGCCTCGGAGCCGGCCCGCTTCTGGCCGGCTGGCTGGCCCAATACGCTTCGTACCCGCTGGTGTTGCCATATGCCGTAGAAATCGTCTTACTCGTCCCCGCTGCCGCCGTGATTCTGACCCTGCCCAACAAACAGGAACGCGGACGGTGGCATCCGACCCGCCCGCACATCCCGGCAGCGCTACGCCCGGTCTTCGCCACCAGCGGAGTCGTCAGCTTTTTCGCCTTCACTGTCCTGGCACTCTTCCTCACCCTGATCCCCAGCTACATCGCTACTGTCGCCAGAAGCAGCAACCTGCTGCTGGGCGGAGCCGCCGTCGCGCTCATGCTGGCCTGCTCGGCCTGTGCGCAACTCATCGGATACAGGCGTCCGCCCCACAAACTCGAAACTGTCGGCCTGCCGATCCTCGCCGCAGGTCTGCTCGCCCTGACATCAGCAGGATTCACCTCATCACTGCTCTTGTTTGTCCTTGCCATTTCGCTGGCCGGAATAGGGCAAGGACTGGCGTATCTCGGGGGGCTGACAGCGGTCAATCAGGTGGCACCGGCCCACCGGCATGCGGAGGTCCTCTCCAGCTTCTACATCATCATCTACCTCGGCGTCGGGCTGCCGGTCATCGGCGTCGGATTCCTGGCGACCCGAATCCCGCTCACCACCACCGTCGAGCTATCCGCTGTCCTCATCGCTTTCGCCTGCCTGATTCTTCTCACGCTCACAGCCCACCGCCAATCCAAGAAAGCTCCAAACACCAAAAAACGGTCATCGACAACGGCAATCTGA
- a CDS encoding ArsR/SmtB family transcription factor, whose product MASRTATDLTHPERDELRFVDVAAAVSDPMRLVIIARLADCGPSGELACSAFELPISKSTQSGHFRTLREAGVIRQRVEGTRKLNRLRRDDLDARFPGLLDLAIPQGRQAAIDWNIPAPDNFAAGTVR is encoded by the coding sequence ATGGCCAGTCGAACAGCCACCGACCTGACGCACCCCGAACGCGACGAGTTGCGGTTCGTCGATGTCGCGGCGGCCGTTAGCGATCCGATGAGATTGGTGATCATCGCCCGGCTCGCAGATTGCGGGCCGAGTGGGGAACTGGCATGCTCCGCGTTCGAATTGCCGATCAGCAAGTCCACGCAAAGCGGCCACTTCCGCACCCTTCGTGAAGCGGGAGTCATTCGGCAACGAGTGGAAGGAACACGCAAACTCAATCGATTGCGCCGCGACGACCTCGATGCCCGATTCCCAGGACTCCTCGACCTCGCCATCCCACAGGGAAGACAAGCCGCGATCGACTGGAATATCCCCGCACCCGACAACTTCGCTGCTGGAACTGTGCGCTAA
- the hemE gene encoding uroporphyrinogen decarboxylase — protein MTSRRPDNPRELDPAHPLVSGRTAQTRLVRAYQGERTPITPVWFMRQAGRSLPEYRELRVGSSMLEACLDPQLAAEITVQPVRRHGVDAAIFFSDIVVPLRLAGVEVEIVPGTGPVFSHPIRTAADVAALPTLDPAALAPVEAGVREAVRLLAELGAGDTPLIGFAGAPFTLAAYLVEGGPSKDHIRARTLMHAEPDAWHALMQWAADTTGAFLRVQVLAGASAAQLFDSWAGSLSLEDYARSVAPASARAVRPVRGLTYGVPSDSGADGAARTQRNVPVVHFGVGTGELLKAMHEIGADVVGIDYRIPLDEASRRLGHVVPLQGNIDPAMLDAPWPVLEAHVRDVLARGANAPSHVLNLGHGVPPQTDPAVLTRLVEFVHGLGEAGGAGTAGEAGGAHRLGEAGGADRLGEAGA, from the coding sequence GTGACATCTCGACGCCCCGACAATCCGCGCGAACTCGACCCGGCGCATCCGCTCGTTTCAGGGCGCACTGCGCAAACGCGCCTGGTGCGCGCATATCAGGGAGAGCGCACGCCGATCACTCCGGTGTGGTTCATGCGGCAGGCCGGCCGCTCGCTGCCTGAATACCGGGAACTGCGCGTCGGCAGCAGCATGCTCGAGGCGTGTCTCGATCCGCAGCTCGCAGCCGAGATCACCGTGCAACCCGTGCGCAGACACGGCGTCGACGCGGCGATCTTCTTCAGCGATATCGTCGTTCCGTTGCGGCTTGCCGGCGTCGAGGTCGAGATCGTGCCCGGCACCGGGCCGGTCTTCAGCCATCCGATTCGCACCGCGGCGGATGTCGCCGCCCTACCCACGCTCGACCCCGCCGCGCTTGCACCGGTCGAGGCCGGCGTGCGCGAAGCGGTGCGGCTGCTCGCCGAACTCGGGGCGGGCGACACCCCGCTGATCGGCTTCGCAGGTGCACCGTTCACCCTCGCGGCCTATCTCGTTGAAGGCGGGCCATCGAAGGATCACATCCGCGCGCGCACCCTCATGCACGCCGAACCGGATGCCTGGCACGCTCTCATGCAGTGGGCGGCAGACACCACGGGGGCGTTCCTGCGTGTGCAGGTGCTCGCCGGTGCCAGTGCGGCTCAACTGTTCGACTCGTGGGCCGGGTCGCTCTCACTGGAGGATTATGCGCGGTCGGTGGCACCGGCATCCGCTCGGGCCGTGCGGCCGGTGCGCGGGCTCACCTATGGTGTGCCGAGCGACAGCGGCGCGGACGGTGCTGCTCGCACGCAACGCAACGTGCCGGTCGTGCACTTCGGGGTCGGCACCGGCGAGCTGCTGAAAGCCATGCACGAGATCGGCGCAGATGTGGTGGGCATCGACTACCGGATTCCGCTCGACGAGGCCAGTCGGCGGCTCGGCCACGTCGTTCCGCTGCAGGGAAACATCGACCCCGCGATGCTGGATGCACCGTGGCCCGTTCTCGAGGCACACGTGCGCGACGTGCTGGCCCGCGGTGCGAACGCGCCATCGCACGTGCTCAATCTGGGCCACGGGGTTCCGCCGCAGACCGATCCGGCCGTGCTGACGCGGCTTGTCGAGTTCGTGCACGGCCTCGGCGAGGCTGGTGGGGCCGGCACGGCCGGTGAGGCCGGCGGGGCTCACCGGCTCGGCGAGGCCGGCGGCGCTGACCGGCTCGGCGAGGCCGGCGCGTGA
- a CDS encoding protoporphyrinogen/coproporphyrinogen oxidase, with protein sequence MSEPLDRALTEPETRVVIIGGGVAGLVVARECARPGFRVTVVEASEDLGGTVARATVAGLPIDTGAESFATRGGHVAALLEELGLGDKVESPNPAGAWLQLRDRAAPLPAGSLLGVPGSPLATDVIAAIGWRGALRAYLDRLMPVMKIGHDQNFGRLVRRRMGSAVLEKLVAPVTTGVYSADPDQLDVAAAAPGLNQALTRTGSLSGAVTELRSAAARSAAAEQDASKPGATNPGATNPGTSKPGAAKPGAAVAGLRGGMFLLVETLEADARARGAELRTGARVAAIGAVSARAELPTEQVTSARSPADEPAPARDSERIESAFAGRVEGPSDLASERERPARWRVELADGEALSADVVVLATPAAEALGLLHGAASGAVGASDGTAGLAELAGRPDLAGRPDLAGLADLAGLADLEWPRGTPIELATLVLDEPALDAAPRGSGVLVAAEADVRAKALTHATAKWPWLAELAGRRAPGRQVVRLSYGRVGSAPNIEQPDSTVDLSDAEFRELALRDASVLLNMPLRASALAGFARTRWVSALPHAVIGQRDRVAAVRASVAAVAGLEVAGSWLAGTGLASVVPDAKEAAARVRGLRWRLLTEMD encoded by the coding sequence GTGAGCGAACCGCTGGATCGAGCACTCACCGAGCCGGAGACGCGAGTCGTGATCATCGGCGGCGGAGTCGCAGGCCTGGTCGTTGCGCGCGAATGTGCGCGGCCGGGGTTCCGGGTGACGGTGGTTGAGGCATCCGAAGACTTAGGCGGCACCGTCGCCCGCGCCACGGTGGCCGGTCTGCCCATCGATACAGGGGCCGAGAGCTTCGCGACGCGCGGCGGGCACGTCGCTGCACTGCTCGAAGAACTCGGCCTCGGAGACAAAGTCGAGAGCCCGAACCCGGCCGGAGCCTGGCTGCAACTGCGCGACAGAGCAGCGCCTTTGCCGGCAGGCAGCCTGCTCGGCGTGCCGGGGTCGCCGCTCGCCACGGATGTCATCGCCGCCATCGGCTGGCGTGGCGCATTGCGCGCATACCTCGACCGGCTAATGCCGGTGATGAAAATCGGGCACGACCAGAACTTCGGCAGACTCGTGCGGCGACGGATGGGCTCCGCCGTGCTCGAGAAACTCGTCGCGCCGGTCACCACGGGCGTGTACTCGGCCGACCCGGATCAGCTCGACGTCGCGGCAGCCGCGCCCGGCCTCAACCAGGCACTGACGCGCACCGGCTCGCTCTCCGGCGCCGTCACGGAGCTCCGCTCGGCCGCCGCTCGATCCGCTGCGGCCGAGCAGGATGCCTCGAAACCGGGCGCGACGAATCCGGGCGCGACGAATCCGGGTACCTCGAAACCGGGCGCTGCGAAACCGGGTGCGGCCGTTGCCGGATTGCGCGGCGGAATGTTCCTGCTTGTCGAGACCCTCGAAGCGGATGCGCGCGCTCGCGGCGCAGAGCTCCGCACCGGCGCGCGGGTGGCCGCGATTGGGGCGGTGTCCGCGCGTGCGGAACTGCCGACCGAGCAGGTGACGAGTGCTCGGTCGCCAGCCGACGAACCCGCGCCCGCCAGGGACTCGGAGCGCATAGAGTCAGCATTCGCTGGGCGTGTCGAGGGGCCGAGCGATCTCGCTTCCGAGCGCGAGCGGCCAGCACGGTGGCGAGTGGAGCTGGCCGATGGCGAGGCCCTGTCGGCCGACGTAGTGGTGCTCGCAACACCGGCCGCGGAGGCGCTCGGGCTGTTGCATGGTGCAGCATCCGGCGCAGTTGGCGCATCTGACGGCACCGCTGGATTGGCCGAGCTGGCTGGGCGGCCCGACCTGGCTGGGCGGCCCGATCTGGCCGGGCTCGCGGACTTGGCTGGGCTTGCCGACCTGGAATGGCCGCGTGGCACGCCAATCGAGCTGGCCACGTTGGTGCTCGATGAGCCCGCTCTCGATGCGGCACCGCGCGGGAGCGGCGTGCTCGTCGCCGCTGAAGCGGACGTTCGCGCAAAGGCACTGACGCACGCGACCGCGAAGTGGCCCTGGCTCGCCGAGCTTGCCGGGCGAAGAGCACCCGGACGGCAGGTTGTCAGGCTGTCATATGGGCGTGTCGGCTCGGCGCCGAACATCGAACAGCCCGACTCGACGGTTGACCTGAGCGATGCGGAGTTTCGTGAACTGGCGCTCCGAGATGCGTCGGTGCTCCTCAATATGCCGCTGCGGGCATCCGCGTTGGCCGGGTTCGCGCGCACGCGCTGGGTTTCGGCACTTCCGCATGCCGTGATTGGGCAACGGGACAGGGTCGCGGCTGTGCGCGCGAGTGTTGCGGCGGTCGCCGGACTCGAGGTCGCCGGGTCATGGCTGGCGGGCACGGGATTGGCATCAGTCGTTCCGGATGCGAAGGAGGCGGCAGCCCGGGTCCGGGGGCTACGCTGGAGGTTACTGACCGAAATGGACTGA
- a CDS encoding phage holin family protein, giving the protein MTADPGPLNEPRKGSRSLVALIRELPGLFIALAKAELTQFTAALKKKAIHAGIGIGLVAVALLLLFFTLAVLIAAAVLGLAVVFPGWLAALIVAGALLVIVVVLVLIAMSSFKKIPPLVPPETVASVKEDLNAIKGMGKYDR; this is encoded by the coding sequence ATGACGGCAGACCCAGGACCGCTGAATGAACCCCGCAAGGGTTCGCGCTCACTTGTCGCACTGATTCGCGAGCTGCCCGGGCTGTTCATCGCCTTGGCCAAGGCCGAATTGACCCAATTCACCGCAGCGCTGAAGAAGAAGGCGATACATGCCGGTATCGGCATAGGCCTTGTCGCAGTTGCTCTGTTGCTGCTTTTCTTCACGCTCGCCGTGCTGATCGCTGCGGCCGTGCTTGGGCTAGCCGTCGTGTTCCCGGGGTGGCTTGCGGCGTTGATCGTCGCGGGCGCCTTATTGGTGATCGTCGTTGTTCTGGTGCTCATCGCGATGTCATCGTTCAAGAAGATCCCTCCGCTGGTGCCGCCGGAAACCGTCGCCAGCGTGAAGGAAGACCTCAACGCGATCAAGGGGATGGGCAAATATGACCGCTGA
- a CDS encoding TetR/AcrR family transcriptional regulator, with translation MERPSGDPRAQRTRDQIFSAVQTLASEHSESTNSNASKSDASKSEASKSDTLNVSDIVRVAEISRSTFYAHFSDVDELAVAFLQATFTEPSVSGADLRIAGEASDQTARRGYRQLVAHIVDHYSVYQSTLTLAPMRKAYDDAVAAQARALVLTIAEPMAKPRDVRLDAVAAYAAGGAIALIREWLDGSLSMSDDELVEQLVAMLPPWLLPPRLLPPSA, from the coding sequence GTGGAGCGGCCGTCTGGTGACCCTCGTGCGCAGCGCACCAGAGACCAGATCTTCAGTGCCGTGCAGACGCTGGCGTCTGAACACTCGGAATCGACGAACTCGAATGCGTCAAAGTCAGACGCGTCGAAGTCGGAGGCGTCGAAGTCGGACACCTTGAACGTGAGTGACATCGTGCGTGTTGCAGAGATCAGTCGCAGCACGTTTTATGCGCATTTCAGCGACGTCGACGAATTGGCTGTCGCCTTTCTGCAGGCTACATTCACGGAGCCCAGTGTGTCCGGCGCCGATTTGCGGATCGCCGGTGAGGCATCCGATCAGACTGCGCGACGCGGTTACCGCCAGTTGGTTGCCCACATCGTCGATCACTATTCCGTCTACCAGAGCACGTTGACATTGGCGCCGATGCGCAAGGCCTACGACGACGCCGTCGCCGCCCAGGCCCGCGCGCTCGTGCTCACGATCGCTGAGCCCATGGCGAAGCCGCGGGACGTGCGGCTCGACGCGGTCGCTGCATACGCAGCGGGTGGCGCGATCGCGCTGATCCGCGAATGGCTCGACGGTTCCCTCAGCATGTCCGACGACGAACTCGTGGAACAACTTGTGGCCATGTTGCCGCCATGGCTGTTGCCGCCTCGGCTTCTACCGCCGAGCGCGTAG
- a CDS encoding CarD family transcriptional regulator, with translation MILEIGETLVYPHHGAVTVTGKAIKKVKGEEKTYITLHVHTSELTIQLPVDNFELVGVRDVIDSEGVSEVYGVLRADVVEEPTNWSRRYKANQEKMASGSVIRVAEVVRDLWRRENSGGVSAGEKRMLLKARQILESELALALKGSGGDAAAALDEVLATPAA, from the coding sequence ATGATTCTCGAAATTGGTGAAACTCTGGTCTACCCGCATCACGGTGCTGTGACCGTCACGGGCAAGGCGATCAAGAAGGTCAAGGGCGAGGAGAAGACATACATCACGCTGCACGTTCACACCAGTGAACTGACCATTCAGCTGCCTGTCGATAACTTCGAACTGGTCGGTGTGCGTGACGTGATCGACAGTGAGGGCGTCTCAGAGGTCTACGGCGTGCTGCGCGCAGACGTCGTCGAGGAGCCCACGAACTGGTCCCGCCGCTACAAGGCGAACCAGGAGAAAATGGCCAGCGGCAGTGTCATCCGAGTCGCGGAGGTTGTGCGCGACCTGTGGCGTCGCGAGAACAGCGGCGGCGTTTCCGCCGGTGAGAAGCGGATGCTGCTCAAGGCACGTCAGATCCTCGAATCCGAGCTTGCGCTCGCGCTCAAAGGTTCGGGCGGCGACGCGGCCGCAGCACTCGACGAGGTACTGGCGACGCCCGCGGCGTAG
- the hemQ gene encoding hydrogen peroxide-dependent heme synthase, whose amino-acid sequence MTNPAAAEAASAPQTPSAPIEQPDGYTLWAVFRRDPSNPDDLDGSDVPEAVAQLNAIVRSVEDEGVSIRGFYDVSGLRADADLMVWLHGPVPETLQWAIRQLRRAQLLKSLLPVWNAMGVHRGAEFNKSHVPAFLRDTEPKGWLAVYPFVRSYDWYLLAPEDRSRMLSEHGRRGAAYRSVLSNTVAAFALGDYEWIVPLESDELTDLVDLMRDLRAVDARLHVREEIPFFTGRRVETAEIPEILQ is encoded by the coding sequence ATGACGAACCCGGCTGCCGCCGAGGCAGCATCTGCACCACAGACTCCCAGCGCCCCAATTGAACAACCCGATGGATACACCCTCTGGGCCGTGTTCCGTCGCGACCCGTCGAACCCCGACGATCTCGACGGGAGCGATGTGCCCGAGGCCGTCGCGCAACTGAACGCCATCGTGCGTTCCGTTGAAGACGAGGGTGTGAGCATCCGCGGCTTTTACGATGTTTCCGGCCTGCGGGCTGACGCCGACCTGATGGTGTGGCTGCACGGCCCTGTTCCCGAGACGCTGCAGTGGGCGATCCGCCAGCTGCGCCGCGCGCAGCTGCTCAAGTCGCTTCTGCCGGTCTGGAACGCGATGGGCGTGCACAGGGGGGCCGAGTTCAACAAGTCGCACGTTCCGGCTTTCCTGCGCGACACCGAACCGAAAGGCTGGCTGGCCGTCTACCCGTTCGTGCGTTCGTACGACTGGTACCTGCTTGCGCCCGAGGATCGCAGCCGAATGCTCTCCGAGCACGGCAGGCGCGGTGCCGCGTATCGCTCGGTGCTCTCGAACACGGTTGCGGCGTTCGCGCTCGGCGACTACGAGTGGATCGTGCCGTTGGAGTCGGATGAGCTGACCGACCTCGTCGATCTGATGCGCGACCTGCGCGCTGTGGACGCCCGACTGCACGTGCGCGAAGAGATCCCGTTCTTCACGGGGCGCCGCGTCGAGACGGCGGAGATCCCGGAGATTCTGCAGTGA
- a CDS encoding ferrochelatase, protein MGGAVPGGAAVTDFDAILLASFGGPEGQDDVIPFLRNVTRGRGIPDERLEEVATHYRHFGGVSPINAQNRALKAALETELARRGIDLPVYWGNRNWAPYFADTVRAAHAAGDDRLLAVVTSAYTSYSGVGQYREDFEQALADVEVSGDARGVTIDRVREYFDHPGFVTPFIEGVRAALERLSAPPSTAPPSSAPPSTAPPSSASPSSADAVARDSLHLLFVTHSIPTTAADASGAESAATEFGPGGAYVAQHRAVAEVIAREAAPGLPYSLVYQSRSGSPQTPWLEPDINDAIDELAAGGQVRAVIIVPFGFVSDHMEVLWDLDNEAKATATRHGILAERVPTPGTHPAFVAGLVDLILERLNDVPDADRARLTPLGPWPDQASVGAREESRAR, encoded by the coding sequence CTGGGTGGCGCAGTGCCGGGGGGTGCTGCAGTGACGGATTTCGATGCGATTCTGCTGGCCAGCTTCGGCGGGCCCGAAGGGCAGGATGACGTCATCCCGTTCCTGCGCAATGTGACTCGAGGGCGCGGCATTCCGGATGAGCGCCTCGAAGAAGTCGCAACGCACTACCGCCACTTCGGCGGTGTCAGCCCGATCAACGCGCAGAACCGTGCGTTGAAGGCCGCTCTCGAAACCGAACTGGCGCGGCGCGGAATCGACCTCCCGGTGTACTGGGGCAATCGCAATTGGGCGCCGTACTTCGCGGACACGGTGCGCGCCGCTCACGCCGCAGGCGATGACCGGCTGCTGGCCGTTGTCACGAGCGCGTACACGTCATACTCCGGCGTCGGTCAGTACCGCGAAGACTTCGAACAGGCGCTCGCCGACGTCGAGGTAAGCGGTGACGCGCGGGGCGTCACCATCGATCGCGTCCGCGAATACTTCGACCACCCCGGCTTCGTCACACCCTTCATCGAGGGCGTGCGTGCGGCGCTCGAACGGCTCAGTGCCCCTCCCAGCACTGCCCCTCCCAGCAGTGCCCCTCCCAGCACTGCCCCTCCCAGCAGTGCCTCTCCCAGCAGTGCGGATGCTGTTGCCCGCGATTCCCTGCACCTCCTGTTCGTGACGCACTCGATCCCGACCACGGCGGCAGACGCATCCGGTGCAGAGTCCGCTGCTACTGAGTTCGGGCCGGGCGGCGCTTACGTCGCCCAGCATCGTGCGGTGGCAGAGGTCATCGCCCGTGAAGCCGCGCCGGGGCTGCCGTATTCGCTCGTCTACCAGTCGCGGTCGGGGTCGCCGCAAACGCCGTGGCTTGAACCGGACATCAATGACGCGATCGACGAGCTCGCGGCTGGCGGGCAAGTGAGGGCCGTCATCATCGTGCCGTTCGGCTTCGTCAGCGACCACATGGAAGTGCTCTGGGATCTTGACAATGAGGCCAAAGCCACTGCAACACGGCACGGCATTCTCGCCGAGAGGGTGCCGACACCCGGCACGCACCCCGCGTTCGTCGCCGGTCTCGTGGATCTGATTCTCGAACGGCTGAACGACGTGCCCGATGCCGACCGCGCACGCCTGACTCCTCTCGGCCCCTGGCCGGACCAGGCGAGCGTCGGTGCTCGTGAGGAGTCCCGAGCACGATGA